Genomic segment of Patescibacteria group bacterium:
GGGATCTTGACCGGCGAACACGCACCGCGGCACGACTTCAGAAAATTGCCGCAACTCGCACACGATGACCGACCGAGACGCGCGCCCGAAGTAGTGGGAAAAATCATCTCGCTCGTCGGCAACCAAGCCACGATTGCGAAGCTCGAACAGCCGCCGACAATTCCGACCGACCAGCAGCGAACCAAACTGGACACGCTCCCGCCGCAGGCACGCATCGCCGAAATGGAAGAACGCTTGAATGCTTTCACCGGAGAAAATATCGTCGTCGAAATTCCCGCCGGTATCGAAATCACACGGCGTGCCGAACCTCCCCGCAATGCCGCCGGTGTGCGCGAGCTCGTAAGTGCGCAAGATTTTCCGGCGAAAAATGATGCTGTGATTTCTCCAGTCGAACTCGCACCAGGCGATTTCGTCGCGATTTGGCTCGATAGCACCAGTCCGGAAAAAAACAGCGCCGAATTTATTAATTTAATTTTCACTGAAAAAGATGCCACACCTAAGCAATAATCAAGAACCAGATTCCCTCGACGAGATTTTGGAACGCCGGCAAACTTCGAAGAGCTGGAAGCGTTTTCTTTCGAAGAAAATAATCGCCGGAGTAGTGATCGTCGCGCTCGCGCCCTTCGCTTTTGGTTATTTTTGGAGCGGATCCAGCAGCCCGACCGAAGCGACCACCGCAACTTTCAAAGTCGCGAAAACTGATTTGCAGACTACCGTGAGCTCGAGCGGCAATGTCGTCGCGGAAGACGGCGTGGCGGTTTCTTTCTCGACGACCGGTGAACACATCACCGCGGTCTATGTGAAAGAAGGCGACCAAGTCCATGCCGGCGACAAGCTCGCCGCGATTGAATCGACCGACCTGGAGCTCGATCTCAAAAGCGCGCAGAACTCACTGAACACGGCCTACGCGAACTTGCAATCAGAACTCGACGGCGCGACTAAAACAGAAATTGCGCTGCAACAAAAATCGCTAGACTCGTCGAAAGCCAGTCTCGCCAAAACTCAGGAAGACAATGAATTCTCGATTCAGCAAGCTGAGACGAAGCTCGCGAATCTGAAGAAGGATTTGGCATCGATCGAGAATGGCGACGCGACAACTGACGCGACACTCGAAGCCGTCGCGCAAGCTTACGAAAACGCGCTACTCAAAATCGACTCAATCCTGATCGATGTGAAAAGCAGTCTGGACGCCGCCGATAAAATTCTCGACCAGGACAGTGATTACTATCTACAACTCGGCTCGTTGAATTCTGTGAAATTACACGACACGGAAATCAGCTTCACAAAAGCCGAATCGGACTACCGGAATCTTTTGAATAATTACACTGCCGTCTCGGCAAGCTCCAGTAAAGCTGATGTCGTCGCGAAAATCGACGCCGCCATCGCACTCACGAGCGAGCTCAGCGATGCTTTCAGTTCGCTCTACGATACTTTTGAAAATACGACCACCTCGACAATTTTGACTGAAAGCGAGCTTGCAAGTTTCGAATCTTCGGCGTCGAGCTACCAGTCCAAAATGAGCTCGGATGAACAAAGCTTGATTTCCTCGAAGCAGACGATTAATTCACAGGTTTTGTCGAAATCTGACAAAGTCGATTCGCTCAATGACGACATCCAAGACGCTGAGACCAGCCTCGCCGAAACGCGAGCCAGTGCCAAACGCAGCGAAGCCAGTGCGCAAAATTCGGTCGATGTCGCGGAATTGAACTATTTGAAATTGACCGAACCGGCAACTGCTGTCGATCTCGCCACGCTGCGGGCGCAGATTAATTCGGCGCAGATCAATGTCCAAAAAATTAAAAATCAAATCGCCGAGGCGACGCTCACCGCACCGATTGACGGTGAAATCGTCGAGCTCAATGGACAAGTCGGCGACCTCATCATCAAAGACCAAAATGAAACCTTCGCGACAATTTTGAATAAAGACACTTTCTTCATCGAAGTAAATATCGAGGAAGCCGAGATCAATCAAATTCAAAAGGGTCAACGGGTAATTGCGACTTTCGATGCCATCGAAGATACCGAGGTCGAGGGCACCGTGACTTTCGTCTCGCTCACTTCGACGACTACGGGCGGCATTGTGACTTATCCCGTACGCATTGCGCTCAAAGATTGGAGCGATGTGCCGATTCGCGAAGGCATGACTGCCTATGTCGATTTCGTCGTCGGAGAAGCGAAAGGTGTGCTGGCGATTCCGGTCGGCGCAGTCGTCACGCGAAATGATAAAAGTTTCGTCTCAATGGAGGACGGCTCCTCGCGCGAAATCACGACCGGGTTTAATGATGGCTCGATGGTCGAAGTCAGCTCCGGACTCACCGAAGGTGAGCAAATCGTAGTCGACGCAGCCGACAGTAATGCGTCAAAAGCTTCCCCGACTGGCGCGCCAGCCTTCACCGAAGAAGAACGCGCCGCGCTGCAGAATATGACTGATGAAGAGAGGCAAGCTTTCTTCGAAGAAAAAGGTCTCAGCAGCGGCATGGGCAGCGGTCCCACAGGCGGCGGAGGCACGATGAGCGGACCACCACCCAGCTAAGATGAAAGATGTTTTGATCAAATTCGAGGATGTGCACAAATCGTATTTTCTCGCGAACGGCGAGGAAGTTCCGGTTTTGCGCGGTATTGATTTGGAAATCCAAAAAGGCGAATTCGTCGCGCTCATGGGTGAATCCGGCGGCGGCAAATCGACGCTGCTGAATATCATCGGCTGCCTCCATGCGCTCTCGAGCGGCAAATATTTTTTGGAAGGACGCGACATCGGCGTGATTCGGGAAGACTACGCACTCGCCTTCGTGCGCAATAAGAAGATGGGATTTATTTTCCAGTCTTTCAATCTCCTGTCACGCATGACCGCGCTGCAAAATGTGGCACTGCCCGCAATCTACGCACGCATCCCGCACGCAGAGCGCGAAGCGCGCGCCACCAAACTTTTGCAAAGCATCGGTCTCGGTGAACGCGTCAGGCACCGCCCGCCCGAGCTGTCCGGCGGACAGCAGCAGCGCGTCGCCATCGCTCGTGCGCTGATGAATGATCCGGAAATTATTCTCGCGGACGAACCGACTGGTGCGCTCGATTCGAAATCGGGCAAGGAAATTATGGAGATTTTTTGTGAATTCAAAGAGCGCAACAAGACTGTCCTCATGGTGACCCACACACCGGAAGCCGCGAAATATGCTGACCGCATTGTTTTTCTGAAAGACGGAAAAATCACGAGCCACGATTACAAATTAGAAAAATGAATTTCGAAACTCTCAAAATGGCGTTTGAAGCTCTACTCGCGAATAAGGTGCGCAGCGGTCTCTCCATGCTCGGAATCGTGATCGGCGTCTCGACTGTCATCATCGTCGTCGGCATCGGACTCGGCAGCCAGCAAAAAGTCGCCGACCAGTACAAAAATCTCAATGTCACCTCGGTCATCGTGATGGGCATGCGCGGACGCGATTCCGCCAGCTCGACCAAGATTTCAGAAAAGGATGTCGATTATGTTTTGGCGAATGCTGCCTATGTGAAT
This window contains:
- a CDS encoding efflux RND transporter periplasmic adaptor subunit, producing the protein MPHLSNNQEPDSLDEILERRQTSKSWKRFLSKKIIAGVVIVALAPFAFGYFWSGSSSPTEATTATFKVAKTDLQTTVSSSGNVVAEDGVAVSFSTTGEHITAVYVKEGDQVHAGDKLAAIESTDLELDLKSAQNSLNTAYANLQSELDGATKTEIALQQKSLDSSKASLAKTQEDNEFSIQQAETKLANLKKDLASIENGDATTDATLEAVAQAYENALLKIDSILIDVKSSLDAADKILDQDSDYYLQLGSLNSVKLHDTEISFTKAESDYRNLLNNYTAVSASSSKADVVAKIDAAIALTSELSDAFSSLYDTFENTTTSTILTESELASFESSASSYQSKMSSDEQSLISSKQTINSQVLSKSDKVDSLNDDIQDAETSLAETRASAKRSEASAQNSVDVAELNYLKLTEPATAVDLATLRAQINSAQINVQKIKNQIAEATLTAPIDGEIVELNGQVGDLIIKDQNETFATILNKDTFFIEVNIEEAEINQIQKGQRVIATFDAIEDTEVEGTVTFVSLTSTTTGGIVTYPVRIALKDWSDVPIREGMTAYVDFVVGEAKGVLAIPVGAVVTRNDKSFVSMEDGSSREITTGFNDGSMVEVSSGLTEGEQIVVDAADSNASKASPTGAPAFTEEERAALQNMTDEERQAFFEEKGLSSGMGSGPTGGGGTMSGPPPS
- a CDS encoding ABC transporter ATP-binding protein → MKDVLIKFEDVHKSYFLANGEEVPVLRGIDLEIQKGEFVALMGESGGGKSTLLNIIGCLHALSSGKYFLEGRDIGVIREDYALAFVRNKKMGFIFQSFNLLSRMTALQNVALPAIYARIPHAEREARATKLLQSIGLGERVRHRPPELSGGQQQRVAIARALMNDPEIILADEPTGALDSKSGKEIMEIFCEFKERNKTVLMVTHTPEAAKYADRIVFLKDGKITSHDYKLEK